In the Nicotiana tabacum cultivar K326 chromosome 16, ASM71507v2, whole genome shotgun sequence genome, one interval contains:
- the LOC107804077 gene encoding major pollen allergen Ole e 10-like, with protein sequence MEIKAWIFLCFLLMKCYAVVEVEGMVQEKEESTIPVTTLSPPEGNTTFLGGTTWCVARAGAPQFDLQNALDWACGLGMADCRPIQAGGPCFEPDTLLSHASFAFNDYYQQNGNSDIACNFGGTAMLTKSNPSHEKCIYATSGPRIGDMKSTAPPFPKNSLSIMWWKIAIILLLLYSGS encoded by the exons ATGGAAATTAAAGCTTGGATCTTTCTATGTTTTTTGCTCATGAAATGTTATGCGG TTGTTGAAGTAGAGGGCATGGTGCAAGAGAAGGAGGAATCAACTATTCCAGTTACAACTCTTTCACCTCCTGAAGGCAACACTACATTCCTTGGTGGGACAACTTGGTGCGTGGCACGGGCCGGGGCTCCGCAATTTGATTTGCAGAATGCATTGGACTGGGCTTGTGGATTGGGAATGGCGGATTGCAGGCCGATCCAAGCCGGTGGCCCGTGCTTTGAGCCCGATACGCTTTTATCTCATGCTTCATTTGCTTTCAATGACTACTATCAACAGAATGGTAATTCTGATATTGCTTGCAATTTTGGAGGAACTGCTATGTTGACTAAAAGCAACCCAA GTCATGAGAAATGTATTTATGCTACATCTGGACCCAG gaTTGGTGATATGAAGTCTACAGCACCACCATTTCCCAAAAACAGCTTAAGCATTATGTGGTGGAAAATTGCTATTATTCTTCTTCTCTTGTACTCGGGAAGCTGA